One Mercurialis annua linkage group LG3, ddMerAnnu1.2, whole genome shotgun sequence DNA window includes the following coding sequences:
- the LOC126673243 gene encoding cytochrome P450 736A117-like, giving the protein MWTSFFQFSEETSSMSLPLVFTILALFLFLFLLKKWSLLFNNRSAPPSPRKLPIIGNLHQLGTYPHRSLRALAQTHGPIMFIHLGSVPVLVISSATLAREIMKTHDLVFADRPGTKMGKMLLYDNKDVAAAPYGEYWRQTKSICVLHLLSNRRVQSYAPVREEETALMIETITNSCSDSAVNLSEAIVGVTNHVVSRVALGRKYSPVEAGRNFKELLGEFLSLLGGFDVGDFVPWLGWVNHVTGLYTKVERVAKEVDDFLEKVVEEHIASGGVREDNSKDFVDVLLWIQKENMAGFPIDRTCIKAIILDVFAAGTETTYTVVEWAMTELLKHPDIMTKVQTELRQNATNKSFITEKDSSEMKYLKAVIKETLRLHPPIPLLVPRISMKAVQLQGFEISARTQVIINAFAIGRDPEVWDRAEEFWPDRFLNSSIDFKGQDFELIPFGSGRRICPGVEFAMKTDELVLANLLYKFDWTLSKEEDSEVVECTGLTIHRKFPLFAFATPYNS; this is encoded by the exons ATGTGGACTAGTTTTTTTCAGTTCTCTGAAGAAACTTCCTCAATGTCACTACCCTTAgtattcaccattttagctctATTTTTGTTCCTCTTTCTGCTGAAAAAATGGTCTCTCCTTTTCAACAACAGGTCAGCACCACCGTCGCCGCGTAAGCTTCCGATCATAGGAAACCTCCACCAACTAGGAACCTATCCTCATCGCTCTCTTCGAGCCTTAGCTCAAACGCATGGCCCGATCATGTTCATTCACTTAGGTAGCGTACCGGTTCTTGTAATCTCATCGGCTACGCTGGCTCGTGAGATTATGAAAACCCACGACCTAGTGTTTGCTGACAGGCCTGGTACAAAAATGGGTAAGATGCTCCTGTATGATAATAAAGACGTAGCTGCAGCGCCTTACGGAGAATACTGGAGGCAAACGAAAAGTATTTGCGTATTGCATTTACTAAGTAACCGAAGAGTACAATCTTATGCTCCAGTTAGAGAAGAAGAGACCGCTTTGATGATTGAAACTATAACCAACTCTTGTTCGGATTCCGCAGTTAATTTAAGCGAAGCCATTGTTGGGGTTACGAATCATGTAGTGAGTCGAGTTGCTTTGGGGAGAAAGTATAGTCCGGTCGAAGCAGGGAGGAACTTTAAGGAGCTTTTAGGGGAGTTTTTGAGTTTATTGGGAGGTTTTGATGTTGGGGATTTTGTTCCGTGGCTTGGTTGGGTTAATCATGTGACTGGGTTGTATACTAAAGTAGAGAGAGTGGCTAAAGAGGTTGATGATTTCTTAGAGAAAGTGGTTGAAGAACATATAGCTAGCGGTGGTGTTAGAGAAGATAATAGTAAGGATTTTGTGGATGTTTTGCTTTGGATTCAGAAGGAGAATATGGCTGGTTTTCCTATTGATAGAACTTGCATCAAGGCCATTATCTTG GATGTATTTGCAGCAGGAACAGAGACTACGTACACAGTGGTTGAATGGGCAATGACAGAGCTCTTAAAACATCCAGACATCATGACCAAAGTCCAAACCGAATTAAGACAAAATGCCACAAACAAATCATTCATAACAGAAAAAGATTCAAGTGAAATGAAATATCTAAAAGCAGTGATCAAAGAAACTCTCCGATTGCATCCTCCGATACCGTTACTAGTGCCTCGAATATCAATGAAAGCTGTCCAATTACAGGGATTTGAGATCTCAGCAAGAACGCAAGTGATCATCAATGCTTTTGCAATTGGCAGAGACCCTGAAGTTTGGGACAGAGCTGAAGAATTCTGGCCTGACAGATTCTTGAATAGTAGTATTGATTTTAAAGGACAAGATTTTGAGTTGATACCGTTTGGTTCAGGCAGGAGGATTTGTCCTGGTGTTGAGTTTGCTATGAAGACAGATGAGCTTGTGTTAGCAAATCTGTTATACAAATTTGATTGGACATTATCTAAAGAAGAGGATTCTGAAGTTGTTGAATGCACTGGGCTCACCATACACAGAAAATTCCCACTCTTTGCTTTTGCAACTCCATACAATTCTTAA